Proteins from a genomic interval of Dermacentor variabilis isolate Ectoservices chromosome 8, ASM5094787v1, whole genome shotgun sequence:
- the retm gene encoding real-time, giving the protein MVQKYQSPVRVYKYPFELVMAAYERRFPTCPMIPVFLGSDTVSEYKSEDGAEHVIERRCRLNVDAPYLLKKIIGVDFVYFIQKNSLDRRQRTLKIEAYNESFSTRVGIKENCTYSVHPENPDWTCFEQSASLDVKSFFGFESAVEKLAMKQYSQNISKGKEVIEYYINELLKENVTYIPPFEDKPGTEGSGDAKAPALRDSMRKKSLGEKVTSPSGTSESLATQDANFKLESEYIERCLGSLTPYQESCLVMLKKWITEAHQGKVPSDQMLVRFLQAQDFNLEKAREMLCQSLVWRKKYQVDRILSTYDLPTVVREYFPGGWHHHDKDGRPMYILRLGQVDMKGFIKSIGEQGLVKLTLHLCEEGLKRTEEATHKAGKPISAWTCLLDLEGLNMRHLWRPGMRALLHIIEMVESNYPETMGRCLVVRAPRVFPILWALVGTFINDNTRSKFTFFADTGTTAPPGLAEFVDPSYLPDFLGGSCQTSIPDGGLIPKTFYMSEEDYEREKADGMHLFDDTMYHSVSLARGQVHEVVINVADQGSVICWDFDIMKEDVSFTVLHTTRELPPPKTASIESAEGDTDAEEETVGCTHSPLPLNMLTLDTPPSLLPKSWVAGVDYKTVEPCLTCHDGESVQGSHVTNASGTYILQWRHMEGPQHHPFEFPLAPHKAKVMYYYEVLKSQDYKGSVTSLQSSHSGNTCNSSSDHSSALSSCPSR; this is encoded by the exons GCTTACGAACGCCGATTCCCAACATGCCCAATGATTCCCGTGTTCTTGGGCAGTGACACGGTTTCGGAGTACAAGAGCGAAGATGGCGCAGAGCACGTTATTGAACGCCGGTGCCGCCTCAACGTTGATGCGCCATATCTATTGAAGAAG ATCATAGGAGTGGATTTTGTGTACTTCATACAAAAAAACTCTTTAGATCGGCGGCAGCGAACACTTAAAATTGAAGCCTACAATGAGAGCTTTTCAACACGAGTTGGCATCAAAGAAAACTGCACTTACTCG GTGCACCCAGAAAACCCAGACTGGACCTGCTTTGAGCAGAGTGCCTCTCTCGATGTCAAGTCCTTCTTTGGGTTCGAGAGTGCGGTTGAGAAGCTGGCCATGAAGCAGTACTCCCAGAACATCTCCAAG GGAAAAGAGGTCATTGAGTACTACATCAATGAGCTTCTGAAGGAGAACGTCACATACATTCCCCCGTTTGAAGACAAACCTGGCACTGAAGGCAGTGGTGATGCCAAAGCTCCTGCCCTGCGTGACAGTATGCGGAAAAAGTCACTTGGCGAGAAGGTTACTTCACCGTCTGGCACCTCCGAGTCCCTTGCCACACAAG ACGCAAACTTCAAGCTGGAGTCTGAGTACATTGAgcggtgcctgggttcactcacTCCGTACCAGGAATCCTGTCTGGTCATGCTCAAGAAGTGGATCACTGAGGCACACCAGGGAAAA GTTCCAAGTGACCAGATGCTGGTGAGATTCCTTCAGGCTCAAGACTTCAATCTGGAAAAGGCTCGTGAGATGCTCTGCCAGTCCCTTGTGTGGCGCAAGAAGTACCAGGTGGATCGCATTCTCAGCACCTACGACCTGCCAACTGTGGTGCGCGAGTATTTTCCTGGTGGCTGGCACCACCACGACAAGGACGGCCGCCCCATGTACATCCTCCGCCTCGGGCAG GTCGACATGAAGGGCTTCATCAAATCCATCGGTGAGCAGGGTCTGGTCAAACTCACACTTCACCTCTGCGAGGAAGGCCTCAAGCGCACAGAGGAGGCCACCCACAAGGCTGGCAAGCCAATAAGTGCCTGGACCTGCTTGCTCGACCTTGAAGGCCTCAACATGCGCCACTTGTGGCGTCCCGGCATGCGCGCTCTGCTCCACATCATCGAGATGGTGGAGTCCAACTACCCGGAGACTATGGGCCGCTGCCTGGTGGTGCGTGCACCACGGGTATTTCCCATCCTCTGGGCCCTGGTGGGGACGTTCATCAATGACAACACACGCTCCAAGTTCACCTTCTTTGCCGACACTGGAACCACCGCTCCGCCGGGGCTGGCTGAATTCGTTGACCCGTCATACCTGCCTGACTTTCTGGGGGGCTCGTGTCAG ACGTCAATCCCTGATGGAGGGCTCATCCCCAAGACGTTTTATATGTCCGAAGAGGACTATGAACGAGAGAAGGCGGACGGCATGCACCTCTTTGACGACACCATGTACCACTCAGTCAGCCTGGCACGAGGACAAGTGCATGAG GTGGTCATAAATGTGGCGGATCAGGGCAGCGTCATTTGCTGGGACTTCGACATAATGAAGGAAGATGTGTCGTTCACCGTGTTGCACACGACACGGGAGCTTCCCCCACCCAAGACGGCATCTATTGAATCTGCGGAAGGTGACACTGATGCCGAGGAGGAAACCGTAGGGTGCACCCATTCACCCCTGCCGCTGAACATGCTGACACTCGACACGCCGCCATCATTGCTGCCGAAGAGCTGGGTGGCTGGAGTGGACTACAAGACAGTTGAGCCATGCCTCACGTGCCACGATGGTGAGAGCGTGCAG GGCTCCCATGTGACCAATGCATCAGGCACGTACATTCTCCAGTGGCGACACATGGAGGGACCCCAGCACCACCCATTCGAGTTTCCCTTGGCACCACACAAGGCCAAGGTGATGTACTACTATGAGGTCCTCAAGTCGCAGGACTACAA GGGATCCGTGACCAGCCTGCAGTCGTCGCACAGTGGTAACACGTGCAACTCGTCAAGCGACCACTCGTCCGCGCTAAGCTCGTGCCCGTCCAGGTGA